From the genome of Amia ocellicauda isolate fAmiCal2 chromosome 14, fAmiCal2.hap1, whole genome shotgun sequence, one region includes:
- the LOC136768729 gene encoding E3 ubiquitin/ISG15 ligase TRIM25 isoform X2 — translation MACSKADDSLEGELTCPVCLDIFRDPHLLSCGHNFCLQCVQELKKQEGVLKCPECRKKHGSNPQLQKNFKLANISEDYRRRSKSPKHPTAVLCDSCLERNVAVKTCLKCEVSMCSEHLKPHLERPAYRDHTLVVPMANIRKRKCPDHDETFKYYCLDERVYLCNACTVEGNHAGHNVKTMTNVMKDLQNILEGGEQTIEKLREVLMEKLDEFLSRARECFLSQCQDMTNEMNKNQSKVIEDKKQIAETKDRIDSLLKENDPFQFIEEYNRKGKIISKILQRPLFEPDFDSLEDPKIAEKIEPMFEEFQSISEKCAKDIICDFDCFNEDSEEEEEEEEVEEDEDDEDDNDESDDYDEENEEDVDSSASSDEDLMHYLAAINLINS, via the exons ATGGCGTGCTCAAAGGCAGATGACTCTCTGGAAGGAGAGCTGACCTGTCCGGTGTGTCTGGACATCTTCAGGGACCCTCACCTGCTGTCCTGCGGACACAACTTCtgtctgcagtgtgtgcaggagCTGAAAAAACAGGAAGGTGTGCTGAAGTGCCCAGAGTGCAGGAAGAAACACGGCTCTAATCCCCAGCTGCAGAAGAACTTCAAGCTGGCCAACATTTCTGAGGACTACAGGAGGAGAAGCAAGTCCCCGAAGCATCCCACTGCTGTCCTCTGCGATTCTTGTCTGGAGCGAAATGTTGCAGTCAAGACCTGTCTGAAATGCGAGGTGTCCATGTGTTCAGAGCACCTGAAGCCACACCTAGAGAGACCGGCATACAGAGACCACACCCTCGTTGTACCCATGGCCAACATTAGGAAGAGAAAATGTCCAGATCACGATGAGACTTTCAAGTATTACTGCCTGGATGAGAGGGTGTACCTGTGCAATGCCTGCACAGTAGAAGGGAATCATGCTGGACACAATGTGAAGACAATGACGAATGTAATGAAAGACCTTCAG aacattCTCGAGGGAGGTGAACAAACAATAGAGAAACTCAGAGAAGTTCTGATGGAAAAGTTGGATGAATTTTTATCCAGAGCAAGAGAATGCTTTCTGAGTCAATGTCAGGACATGACCAATGAAATGAATAAGAATCAAAGTAAAGTAATTGAGGATAAGAAACAAATTGCAGAAACCAAGGACAGGATTGACTCCCTTCTCAAAGAAAATGACCCTTTCCAATTCATTGAg gagTACAATCGCAAGGGTAAAAT AATCAGCAAGATCCTGCAGAGGCCTCTGTTTGAACCTGATTTCGACAGCCTGGAAGATCCCAAGATCGCAGAGAAAATAGAGCCTATGTTCGAAGAATTTCAGTCTATTTCTGAGAAGTGTGCCAAAGACATAATATGTGACTTTG ACTGTTTTAATGAGGActctgaagaggaggaggaggaggaagaggtggAGGAGGATGAAGATGATGAGGATGACAATGATGAGAGTGACGACTATGATGAAGAGAATGAAGAGGATGTAGACAGCAGTGCTAGTTCTGATGAAGATTTGATGCACTACTTAGCCGCCATCAATCTCATTAACTCATAA
- the LOC136768727 gene encoding zinc finger protein ZFP2 isoform X1, giving the protein MPATGDQLAVGIAGTPAGERSPVLRGSMETVSPDEDLSDADPACCHTVEGGPELDSSREIVKDGCRSLSSSSTDSLAASHDGDSLPLMQSGPCRASTPGVLCEQPPATFCPHCGAGFTRERDLAKHMKKIHLEEIVKILKTRSVNIRNPPLRGIWGAAPAQLPTSWGHSGGDGQRQSLENGRVDLLGNPSKLRACSEVPVLSEGTNPTEERLEAGVGSDGRQGMWGSGSREPSEAGAEGEDSAGAESGYDCAGFRDDTAEETAHTGETLYSLARLDSPLRRFLSPYFCDACGKCFKGSGTLKRHQRIHTGESPFHCAQCGKNFKDSGALKRHQRIHTGELPYHCTQCEKKFRQLGHLKEHQRIHTGETPFNCSQCCKSFSQLGNLKTHQRIHTGETPYRCDDCGKSFRQIRQLRTHQQVHTGQTPFCCAECGKVFKWMCSLKEHQRIHTGECPFECQECGKRFKGAGTLKKHRRIHTGETPYRCAQCGKGFKESGALRRHQRIHSGETPYHCGLCSKKFSRVDHLKDHQRVHGSEN; this is encoded by the exons ATGCCTGCGACGGGAGACCAGTTGGCGGTGGGTATCGCAGG GACTCCAGCAGGTGAGAGGAGTCCCGTTTTGAGAGGAAGCATGGAGACGGTCAGCCCAGATGAAGACCTGTCTGACGCAGATCCTGCCTGCTGTCATACTGTCGAAGGCGGCCCAGAGCTGGACTCTAGCAGGGAGATTGTGAAAGACGGATGCAGGTCCCTGTCAAGCAGCAGTACTGACTCTCTGGCTGCCAGTCATGATGGAGACTCCCTGCCCCTCATGCAGTCAGGACCGTGCAGAGCATCCACACCTGGCGTCTTGT GTGAGCAGCCCCCCGCCACATtctgccctcactgcggtgccGGTTTCACCAGAGAGAGGGACCTGGCCAAGCACATGAAGAAGATCCACCTGGAGGAAATCGTCAAGATCCTGAAAACACGCTCTGTGAACATCCGGAACCCACCTCTGCGCGGCATCTGGGGGGCAGCCCCAGCTCAGCTGCCTACCTCTTGGGGGCACTCGGGGGGCGACGGACAGAGGCAGTCACTGGAAAACGGTCGTGTAGACCTTCTCGGGAACCCCAGCAAGCTCCGGGCGTGCAGTGAGGTCCCTGTGCTTTCCGAGGGGACCAACCCAACCGAGGAAAGACTGGAGGCGGGGGTGGGGTCCGACGGCCGCCAGGGCATGTGGGGGAGCGGATCCCGGGAGCCCTCGGAGGCCGGGGCCGAGGGGGAGGATTCGGCGGGGGCGGAAAGCGGTTATGACTGCGCCGGCTTCCGGGACGACACAGCGGAGGAGACGGCACACACCGGGGAGACACTGTACTCCCTTGCACGACTGGACTCCCCTCTGCGCCGCTTCCTCAGCCCTTACTTTTGTGACGCCTGCGGGAAGTGCTTTAAGGGCTCGGGCACGCTGAAGAggcaccagcgcattcacaccgGGGAGTCCCCTTTCCACTGTGCCCAGTGCGGCAAGAACTTCAAGGACTCGGGGGCCCTGAAACGCCACCAGCGCATCCACACGGGGGAGCTGCCCTACCACTGCACCCAGTGTGAGAAGAAGTTCCGCCAGCTGGGGCACCTGAAGGAACACCAGCGCATCCACACGGGCGAGACGCCCTTCAACTGTAGCCAGTGCTGCAAGAGCTTCAGCCAGCTGGGCAACCTGAAGACACACCAGCGCATCCACACGGGCGAGACACCGTACCGCTGCGATGACTGTGGCAAGAGCTTCCGGCAGATCCGGCAGCTGCGCACCCACCAGCAGGTGCACACGGGGCAGACGCCCTTCTGCTGCGCCGAGTGCGGCAAGGTGTTCAAGTGGATGTGCTCGCTGAAGGAGCACCAGCGCATCCACACGGGAGAGTGTCCCTTCGAGTGCCAGGAGTGTGGCAAACGCTTCAAGGGCGCCGGCACGCTCAAGAAGCACCGGCGCATCCACACGGGCGAGACACCGTACCGTTGCGCCCAGTGCGGCAAGGGCTTCAAGGAATCGGGGGCCCTGCGCAGGCACCAACGCATCCACAGCGGGGAGACGCCCTACCACTGCGGGCTCTGCAGCAAGAAGTTCAGCCGCGTTGACCACCTCAAAGACCACCAGAGGGTGCACGGCTCTGAGAATTAA
- the LOC136768727 gene encoding zinc finger protein ZFP2 isoform X2, with translation METVSPDEDLSDADPACCHTVEGGPELDSSREIVKDGCRSLSSSSTDSLAASHDGDSLPLMQSGPCRASTPGVLCEQPPATFCPHCGAGFTRERDLAKHMKKIHLEEIVKILKTRSVNIRNPPLRGIWGAAPAQLPTSWGHSGGDGQRQSLENGRVDLLGNPSKLRACSEVPVLSEGTNPTEERLEAGVGSDGRQGMWGSGSREPSEAGAEGEDSAGAESGYDCAGFRDDTAEETAHTGETLYSLARLDSPLRRFLSPYFCDACGKCFKGSGTLKRHQRIHTGESPFHCAQCGKNFKDSGALKRHQRIHTGELPYHCTQCEKKFRQLGHLKEHQRIHTGETPFNCSQCCKSFSQLGNLKTHQRIHTGETPYRCDDCGKSFRQIRQLRTHQQVHTGQTPFCCAECGKVFKWMCSLKEHQRIHTGECPFECQECGKRFKGAGTLKKHRRIHTGETPYRCAQCGKGFKESGALRRHQRIHSGETPYHCGLCSKKFSRVDHLKDHQRVHGSEN, from the exons ATGGAGACGGTCAGCCCAGATGAAGACCTGTCTGACGCAGATCCTGCCTGCTGTCATACTGTCGAAGGCGGCCCAGAGCTGGACTCTAGCAGGGAGATTGTGAAAGACGGATGCAGGTCCCTGTCAAGCAGCAGTACTGACTCTCTGGCTGCCAGTCATGATGGAGACTCCCTGCCCCTCATGCAGTCAGGACCGTGCAGAGCATCCACACCTGGCGTCTTGT GTGAGCAGCCCCCCGCCACATtctgccctcactgcggtgccGGTTTCACCAGAGAGAGGGACCTGGCCAAGCACATGAAGAAGATCCACCTGGAGGAAATCGTCAAGATCCTGAAAACACGCTCTGTGAACATCCGGAACCCACCTCTGCGCGGCATCTGGGGGGCAGCCCCAGCTCAGCTGCCTACCTCTTGGGGGCACTCGGGGGGCGACGGACAGAGGCAGTCACTGGAAAACGGTCGTGTAGACCTTCTCGGGAACCCCAGCAAGCTCCGGGCGTGCAGTGAGGTCCCTGTGCTTTCCGAGGGGACCAACCCAACCGAGGAAAGACTGGAGGCGGGGGTGGGGTCCGACGGCCGCCAGGGCATGTGGGGGAGCGGATCCCGGGAGCCCTCGGAGGCCGGGGCCGAGGGGGAGGATTCGGCGGGGGCGGAAAGCGGTTATGACTGCGCCGGCTTCCGGGACGACACAGCGGAGGAGACGGCACACACCGGGGAGACACTGTACTCCCTTGCACGACTGGACTCCCCTCTGCGCCGCTTCCTCAGCCCTTACTTTTGTGACGCCTGCGGGAAGTGCTTTAAGGGCTCGGGCACGCTGAAGAggcaccagcgcattcacaccgGGGAGTCCCCTTTCCACTGTGCCCAGTGCGGCAAGAACTTCAAGGACTCGGGGGCCCTGAAACGCCACCAGCGCATCCACACGGGGGAGCTGCCCTACCACTGCACCCAGTGTGAGAAGAAGTTCCGCCAGCTGGGGCACCTGAAGGAACACCAGCGCATCCACACGGGCGAGACGCCCTTCAACTGTAGCCAGTGCTGCAAGAGCTTCAGCCAGCTGGGCAACCTGAAGACACACCAGCGCATCCACACGGGCGAGACACCGTACCGCTGCGATGACTGTGGCAAGAGCTTCCGGCAGATCCGGCAGCTGCGCACCCACCAGCAGGTGCACACGGGGCAGACGCCCTTCTGCTGCGCCGAGTGCGGCAAGGTGTTCAAGTGGATGTGCTCGCTGAAGGAGCACCAGCGCATCCACACGGGAGAGTGTCCCTTCGAGTGCCAGGAGTGTGGCAAACGCTTCAAGGGCGCCGGCACGCTCAAGAAGCACCGGCGCATCCACACGGGCGAGACACCGTACCGTTGCGCCCAGTGCGGCAAGGGCTTCAAGGAATCGGGGGCCCTGCGCAGGCACCAACGCATCCACAGCGGGGAGACGCCCTACCACTGCGGGCTCTGCAGCAAGAAGTTCAGCCGCGTTGACCACCTCAAAGACCACCAGAGGGTGCACGGCTCTGAGAATTAA
- the LOC136768729 gene encoding E3 ubiquitin/ISG15 ligase TRIM25 isoform X1 translates to MACSKADDSLEGELTCPVCLDIFRDPHLLSCGHNFCLQCVQELKKQEGVLKCPECRKKHGSNPQLQKNFKLANISEDYRRRSKSPKHPTAVLCDSCLERNVAVKTCLKCEVSMCSEHLKPHLERPAYRDHTLVVPMANIRKRKCPDHDETFKYYCLDERVYLCNACTVEGNHAGHNVKTMTNVMKDLQVTLQAQIRKADKKESKIEKSLSGCNEFEQEMTNILEGGEQTIEKLREVLMEKLDEFLSRARECFLSQCQDMTNEMNKNQSKVIEDKKQIAETKDRIDSLLKENDPFQFIEEYNRKGKIISKILQRPLFEPDFDSLEDPKIAEKIEPMFEEFQSISEKCAKDIICDFDCFNEDSEEEEEEEEVEEDEDDEDDNDESDDYDEENEEDVDSSASSDEDLMHYLAAINLINS, encoded by the exons ATGGCGTGCTCAAAGGCAGATGACTCTCTGGAAGGAGAGCTGACCTGTCCGGTGTGTCTGGACATCTTCAGGGACCCTCACCTGCTGTCCTGCGGACACAACTTCtgtctgcagtgtgtgcaggagCTGAAAAAACAGGAAGGTGTGCTGAAGTGCCCAGAGTGCAGGAAGAAACACGGCTCTAATCCCCAGCTGCAGAAGAACTTCAAGCTGGCCAACATTTCTGAGGACTACAGGAGGAGAAGCAAGTCCCCGAAGCATCCCACTGCTGTCCTCTGCGATTCTTGTCTGGAGCGAAATGTTGCAGTCAAGACCTGTCTGAAATGCGAGGTGTCCATGTGTTCAGAGCACCTGAAGCCACACCTAGAGAGACCGGCATACAGAGACCACACCCTCGTTGTACCCATGGCCAACATTAGGAAGAGAAAATGTCCAGATCACGATGAGACTTTCAAGTATTACTGCCTGGATGAGAGGGTGTACCTGTGCAATGCCTGCACAGTAGAAGGGAATCATGCTGGACACAATGTGAAGACAATGACGAATGTAATGAAAGACCTTCAG GTCACCCTGCAGGCTCAGATCAGGAAGGCAGATAAAAAAGAATCAAAAATAGAGAAGTCATTGAGTGGCTGCAATGAATTTGAACAAGAGATGACA aacattCTCGAGGGAGGTGAACAAACAATAGAGAAACTCAGAGAAGTTCTGATGGAAAAGTTGGATGAATTTTTATCCAGAGCAAGAGAATGCTTTCTGAGTCAATGTCAGGACATGACCAATGAAATGAATAAGAATCAAAGTAAAGTAATTGAGGATAAGAAACAAATTGCAGAAACCAAGGACAGGATTGACTCCCTTCTCAAAGAAAATGACCCTTTCCAATTCATTGAg gagTACAATCGCAAGGGTAAAAT AATCAGCAAGATCCTGCAGAGGCCTCTGTTTGAACCTGATTTCGACAGCCTGGAAGATCCCAAGATCGCAGAGAAAATAGAGCCTATGTTCGAAGAATTTCAGTCTATTTCTGAGAAGTGTGCCAAAGACATAATATGTGACTTTG ACTGTTTTAATGAGGActctgaagaggaggaggaggaggaagaggtggAGGAGGATGAAGATGATGAGGATGACAATGATGAGAGTGACGACTATGATGAAGAGAATGAAGAGGATGTAGACAGCAGTGCTAGTTCTGATGAAGATTTGATGCACTACTTAGCCGCCATCAATCTCATTAACTCATAA